In one window of Maribacter sp. BPC-D8 DNA:
- a CDS encoding metal-dependent hydrolase family protein, whose protein sequence is MKNLLLLLLLLTTTTSIHAQSKLIKADSYLDVRTGKLISPANLLVENGIIKSINPKALPEGTETVDLTGKILLPGLMDMHVHLDGDFKGNWDYVYKESASQGTIRAVVNAEKTLMAGFTTIRSIGQLHITPELIDVAVSEASDKGMIAAPRIIPSGHMISISGGHGDISLGLAEGLVTVGPNDGIINGKYDAIEAVRYQIKHGAKFIKMHATAGVLSMEDAIGAQQLSNEEMKTIVDEAARHHIKVAAHAHGTEGIKEAIRAGVYSIEHGSIIDDQSIQLMKEKGVYLVPTRGLATIIEPMIDKMDPVMAGKANYVMPIAKQNLTKAIKAGVKIAFGTDTPIIPHGKNAIEFAALMECGMSAKEAIKTATTNSAEMLGLTDRGELKAGLLADIIAVDTNPINDISTLEDVKFVMKNGVIYKNEK, encoded by the coding sequence ATGAAAAATCTATTACTACTTCTACTACTATTAACCACTACAACTTCCATTCATGCCCAATCTAAACTGATCAAAGCAGATTCGTACTTAGATGTCAGAACCGGTAAATTAATCTCTCCAGCTAATCTTCTTGTTGAAAACGGAATCATAAAATCTATTAATCCGAAGGCATTACCTGAAGGCACTGAAACTGTTGACCTTACAGGCAAGATATTACTACCCGGACTCATGGATATGCACGTTCATTTAGATGGTGATTTTAAAGGTAATTGGGATTATGTTTATAAAGAAAGTGCAAGCCAAGGTACTATTAGAGCTGTAGTTAATGCCGAAAAAACATTAATGGCTGGTTTTACTACTATTAGAAGTATTGGTCAATTACACATTACACCCGAGCTTATCGATGTTGCCGTTTCTGAGGCTTCTGACAAAGGCATGATTGCCGCACCTAGAATTATTCCATCAGGACATATGATTTCTATTAGTGGCGGTCACGGAGATATTTCTTTAGGATTAGCTGAAGGATTAGTTACTGTCGGTCCTAATGACGGAATTATAAACGGAAAATACGATGCTATTGAAGCGGTAAGATACCAAATAAAGCACGGCGCTAAATTCATTAAAATGCATGCTACTGCTGGTGTTCTTTCTATGGAAGATGCCATTGGCGCACAACAATTAAGCAATGAAGAAATGAAAACCATTGTTGATGAAGCTGCTAGACACCATATAAAAGTAGCTGCCCATGCACATGGCACCGAAGGTATTAAAGAAGCCATTAGAGCCGGTGTGTATTCTATTGAACATGGTTCTATAATAGACGACCAGAGCATACAATTAATGAAAGAAAAGGGAGTGTACTTAGTACCTACCAGAGGGCTCGCTACTATAATTGAACCTATGATAGACAAAATGGATCCTGTTATGGCTGGCAAAGCAAACTATGTAATGCCTATTGCCAAACAAAACCTAACGAAAGCTATTAAAGCAGGCGTCAAAATTGCTTTTGGTACAGATACCCCAATAATACCTCACGGAAAAAATGCCATTGAATTTGCAGCATTGATGGAATGTGGTATGAGCGCCAAAGAAGCTATAAAAACTGCTACTACCAATAGTGCAGAAATGCTCGGACTTACCGATCGAGGAGAACTAAAAGCAGGACTACTAGCTGATATTATTGCTGTAGACACAAACCCAATTAATGATATATCCACTTTAGAAGATGTAAAGTTTGTTATGAAAAACGGAGTCATTTATAAGAATGAAAAGTAA
- a CDS encoding sigma-70 family RNA polymerase sigma factor — translation MRQLKITKQITNRDSISLEKYFQEISKIDLITADEEVELARKIRKGDQKALDKLVSANLRFVVSAAKQYQNRGLRLTDLINEGNLGLVKAAKRFDETRGFKFISYAVWWIRQSILQALSNTSRMIRIPQNKIAVNSKIYQVYSSLEQANERPPSADEIASELDISVSKVKTSIKNSGKSISLDAPFKEGESSSLYNVLESTKLNSPDKNMMVESLETDINQVLRKIPERQGDVLRLFFGLGNQPAMSLIEIGEVFDVTRERVRQIKDKGIKSLRRTSNTELLRAYL, via the coding sequence ATGCGACAACTAAAGATCACCAAACAAATTACGAACAGAGATTCCATTTCATTAGAAAAATATTTCCAAGAAATCAGTAAAATAGATTTGATCACTGCAGACGAGGAAGTAGAATTGGCAAGAAAAATTCGTAAAGGTGATCAGAAAGCGCTAGACAAATTGGTGAGTGCCAATTTAAGGTTCGTAGTATCTGCCGCTAAGCAATATCAAAATAGAGGACTACGCTTGACCGACCTCATCAACGAAGGTAATTTAGGATTAGTAAAAGCAGCAAAACGTTTTGATGAAACTAGAGGTTTTAAATTTATCTCGTATGCCGTTTGGTGGATCCGCCAATCCATTCTACAGGCACTTTCTAATACTTCGCGTATGATCCGGATACCGCAGAACAAAATCGCGGTAAACAGCAAAATCTATCAGGTATATTCATCTTTAGAACAAGCAAACGAAAGACCACCGAGTGCCGACGAAATCGCATCAGAATTAGATATAAGCGTTTCGAAAGTAAAAACCTCTATTAAGAATTCGGGCAAGTCTATTTCTTTGGATGCTCCTTTTAAAGAAGGGGAATCTTCTTCATTATATAATGTGTTGGAGTCTACAAAACTAAATAGTCCTGATAAAAACATGATGGTAGAATCATTAGAAACGGACATCAATCAAGTGTTGAGAAAAATTCCGGAAAGACAAGGTGATGTTTTACGTCTTTTCTTTGGCTTAGGTAATCAGCCCGCAATGAGTCTTATTGAAATAGGTGAAGTATTTGATGTTACCAGAGAACGGGTACGACAAATAAAAGACAAAGGTATTAAATCTCTTAGACGTACTTCAAATACCGAATTATTACGCGCTTATCTATAA
- a CDS encoding serine hydrolase yields the protein MKSSQHILIRTLLLGIFVILFSGTVTYGQTKSEQIDELLKEYLAYTKFNGSALVAKDGKVIFKKGYGMANMEWDIPNSPNTKHRLGSVTKQFTAMLILQLAAEGKLDLQAPITTYLPEYSKENGDKITSHHLLTHTSGIPNYTAFPDFFKNVSRNPYTPEEFTETFQDMELEFMPGEMFNYSNSGYFLLGVLIEKLSGKTYEEMLDEKIFSPIGMKESGFDHYSDILKNRATGYENSGNGFINSPYLDMSIPYAAGSIYSTVEDLYLWDQALYTNKLLSQKYMDMYFKPHIPAFGSFHYAYGWMVGNEALGNTTDSIAVITHGGGINGFNTQISRQLSDKSLIVLLNNTGGAPLGKITQSILGIINDKSYDLPKTPLASKLLEVIETKGIDAGVAYFKKNKDNNDFDVNENEMNQTGYQLLGSDKTKEAIQVFKLIVETYPKSPNAYDSYAEALMISGDNEGAIENYTKTVEMNPGNQNAIDMLTKLGVDTSNLTKEFEVPEALLESYIGVYELMPTFKITITKEGNQLKAQATGQPMLDILAKSNDTFYLKEVAAQIQFIKDNNGNIESLTLFQNGQELNGKKVE from the coding sequence ATGAAATCATCACAACACATTTTAATTAGAACACTTCTTTTAGGCATTTTCGTAATATTATTTTCAGGCACTGTAACATATGGCCAAACGAAATCCGAACAGATAGATGAGCTTCTAAAAGAGTATCTAGCCTATACTAAATTCAATGGCTCTGCTCTAGTTGCCAAAGATGGCAAGGTCATTTTTAAAAAGGGATACGGTATGGCGAATATGGAATGGGATATCCCCAACAGCCCCAACACCAAACATCGCCTAGGCTCTGTTACCAAGCAATTTACTGCCATGCTTATTCTACAATTGGCAGCCGAAGGAAAACTAGACTTACAAGCGCCTATAACCACATACTTGCCAGAGTATTCAAAAGAAAATGGAGACAAAATCACCTCCCACCATTTATTAACTCATACTTCTGGAATACCCAACTACACGGCATTTCCTGATTTCTTCAAAAATGTAAGCAGAAACCCATATACTCCTGAAGAGTTTACGGAAACATTTCAAGACATGGAGCTGGAATTTATGCCTGGTGAAATGTTTAATTATAGTAATTCCGGTTATTTTTTATTAGGAGTGCTTATTGAAAAACTATCCGGTAAAACGTATGAAGAAATGCTAGACGAGAAGATATTTTCTCCAATAGGAATGAAGGAATCCGGATTCGATCATTATTCCGACATCCTAAAAAATAGAGCAACAGGTTATGAAAATAGTGGAAACGGATTTATTAATTCCCCTTACCTAGATATGTCTATTCCGTATGCTGCAGGATCGATATACTCCACCGTAGAAGATTTATATCTGTGGGATCAAGCATTATATACCAACAAATTATTATCTCAAAAATATATGGATATGTATTTTAAACCACACATACCTGCATTTGGCAGTTTTCACTATGCCTACGGATGGATGGTAGGTAACGAAGCTCTAGGTAACACAACCGATAGCATTGCGGTAATTACCCATGGTGGTGGTATTAACGGATTCAACACACAAATTTCAAGGCAGCTTTCAGACAAGTCATTGATTGTACTTTTAAATAATACAGGCGGCGCTCCGTTAGGTAAAATCACCCAATCAATACTTGGTATTATAAATGATAAAAGTTATGACCTTCCAAAAACTCCATTGGCATCTAAACTTTTAGAGGTTATAGAAACGAAAGGTATTGATGCAGGGGTTGCGTATTTTAAAAAGAATAAGGACAACAATGATTTCGATGTTAATGAAAATGAGATGAACCAAACAGGATATCAACTATTGGGATCTGACAAAACCAAAGAAGCTATTCAAGTATTTAAACTGATCGTAGAAACGTATCCAAAATCACCTAATGCATATGATAGTTATGCCGAAGCATTAATGATATCAGGTGATAACGAAGGTGCTATTGAGAATTACACTAAAACTGTAGAAATGAATCCTGGTAATCAAAATGCAATAGATATGCTTACAAAATTAGGTGTAGATACCAGTAACTTAACAAAAGAGTTCGAAGTACCAGAAGCCCTATTAGAAAGCTACATAGGTGTCTATGAATTAATGCCCACTTTTAAAATTACGATTACCAAAGAAGGTAATCAATTAAAAGCACAAGCAACAGGGCAGCCAATGTTGGATATTCTTGCCAAATCGAACGATACTTTTTACTTAAAAGAAGTTGCTGCTCAAATTCAATTCATAAAAGATAATAATGGAAATATCGAAAGCTTGACCCTATTTCAAAACGGACAAGAATTAAACGGTAAGAAGGTGGAGTAA
- a CDS encoding sugar phosphate isomerase/epimerase family protein codes for MFGTLTTYAQKKFGGLALYTVRDDMGTDAKATLQAVSDAGYKNIEAAGYEDGKYYGMTPADFKDLLKSLKLKPISTHQSAVTVDNADKMMADAKSAGFKYFVVPIPPMGMFTFNQEDRTMGMTGTVEDLAKILTTLGEKANKAGLKLLYHNHDFEFKKNADGIVPIDYLLENVDPKLLNFQMDLFWVTKAGANPIAYFNKYPGRFKIWHVKDMDEQGRFAPVGKGSIGFQNILANKELSGMKYYMVEQDMTFDGLKPLDAIKISHDGLKEIGFK; via the coding sequence ATGTTCGGCACATTAACAACCTACGCTCAAAAGAAATTTGGCGGTCTTGCACTTTACACTGTTAGAGACGATATGGGTACCGATGCGAAAGCAACTTTACAAGCCGTATCTGATGCAGGTTATAAAAATATTGAAGCTGCTGGGTACGAAGACGGCAAGTATTATGGTATGACTCCGGCAGATTTTAAAGACTTATTAAAATCTCTAAAATTAAAGCCGATTAGCACACACCAAAGCGCAGTAACTGTTGACAATGCCGATAAGATGATGGCTGATGCAAAGTCTGCAGGCTTCAAATATTTTGTAGTTCCGATTCCGCCAATGGGTATGTTCACCTTCAACCAAGAAGACAGAACAATGGGCATGACGGGTACTGTAGAAGATTTAGCTAAAATTCTAACCACGCTTGGTGAGAAAGCTAACAAAGCTGGATTGAAGTTATTATACCACAATCACGATTTTGAATTCAAAAAAAATGCTGACGGTATTGTGCCGATAGATTACTTGTTAGAAAATGTAGATCCTAAATTATTAAACTTTCAGATGGATTTATTTTGGGTAACCAAAGCAGGTGCCAACCCTATCGCCTATTTCAACAAATACCCAGGTCGATTTAAAATCTGGCATGTAAAAGATATGGATGAGCAAGGTAGATTTGCCCCAGTAGGTAAAGGATCAATTGGCTTTCAAAACATTCTAGCTAATAAAGAGCTTTCAGGCATGAAGTATTACATGGTTGAACAGGATATGACTTTCGACGGATTAAAACCATTAGATGCTATTAAAATTAGTCACGACGGACTAAAAGAAATAGGATTCAAATAA
- the proC gene encoding pyrroline-5-carboxylate reductase, protein MKILVIGAGNMGLTYAEGMSKSKLLKKRNIMVLDTSEEKLEELRENPQFDAFDDLKKCAPEADIIFIAVKPYHAESVFLKLNPLVKPGQIVISIMAGVTIETIQNLTGLTKIVRAMPNLPASIGRGLTSFVASKEVTRIELLTIESLLDTTGKSIQVSNENFIDASTGISGSGPAYVFYFMQSMMEAALKMGFTPNVSKVLVAQTFTGAIELFNQNELSPNSWMDKVASKGGTTRAALDSMENNNVGELIKDAAFAAFERAVELGKEKVNSIE, encoded by the coding sequence ATGAAAATACTAGTAATAGGAGCCGGCAACATGGGATTGACTTATGCAGAAGGCATGTCGAAATCAAAATTACTTAAGAAGAGGAATATAATGGTGCTCGATACTTCTGAAGAAAAGTTAGAAGAACTACGCGAGAATCCGCAATTCGATGCTTTTGATGATTTAAAGAAATGTGCTCCAGAAGCAGATATTATTTTTATTGCAGTAAAACCATATCACGCCGAAAGTGTTTTCTTAAAATTGAATCCGCTTGTGAAACCTGGTCAAATTGTAATTTCGATTATGGCTGGTGTTACTATCGAAACTATTCAGAACCTAACAGGACTCACAAAAATAGTTCGTGCTATGCCAAATCTACCGGCATCTATTGGTAGAGGTTTAACATCGTTTGTTGCTTCTAAAGAAGTAACTAGAATTGAGCTGTTAACCATTGAAAGTTTGTTAGACACTACAGGTAAATCAATTCAAGTAAGTAACGAAAACTTTATTGATGCCTCTACCGGTATTTCTGGTAGCGGACCGGCTTATGTATTTTACTTTATGCAAAGTATGATGGAAGCTGCCCTTAAAATGGGCTTTACACCAAATGTATCTAAAGTTTTGGTTGCACAGACATTTACAGGAGCTATTGAACTTTTCAACCAAAATGAACTATCCCCAAATTCTTGGATGGACAAAGTAGCCAGTAAAGGCGGTACTACTCGTGCAGCTCTTGACTCTATGGAAAACAATAATGTAGGTGAACTTATAAAAGATGCTGCTTTCGCAGCATTTGAACGTGCAGTTGAACTCGGAAAAGAAAAGGTAAATTCAATAGAATAA
- a CDS encoding NUDIX hydrolase codes for MKGIKNKKFIPNLSYDCVIFGFNGVNLKILILEYHNTSLFALPGGFIKKNQSLQDAVNKGVEERTGLKNVFLDQFQIFGKPERSDPDAMRRILVANDKNLEKNEWMMDRFITVGHYALINYEDVNPKPDQLSDSIEWYDIDNVPKLMMDHNEIVDKALEVLRNNISEKIIGMNLLPPKFTMKQLQQVFEAILDQTLRRTSFQRKMLSLDILQRHEKLFEGKAHKAPYLYSFK; via the coding sequence ATGAAAGGTATCAAAAATAAGAAATTCATTCCCAACCTTTCTTATGATTGTGTGATTTTTGGGTTCAATGGAGTAAATTTAAAAATTCTTATTTTAGAATACCACAACACTAGTTTATTTGCACTTCCGGGGGGATTTATCAAAAAAAATCAGAGTCTACAAGATGCTGTAAACAAAGGCGTAGAAGAACGTACAGGATTAAAAAATGTGTTCTTAGATCAATTTCAAATTTTCGGAAAACCAGAAAGATCTGATCCCGATGCCATGCGACGTATTTTAGTTGCAAATGATAAAAATTTGGAAAAAAATGAATGGATGATGGACCGCTTTATTACTGTGGGTCATTATGCATTAATCAACTACGAAGATGTTAACCCGAAACCTGATCAACTTTCAGATAGTATTGAATGGTACGACATTGATAACGTACCTAAATTAATGATGGATCATAACGAGATTGTAGACAAAGCTCTTGAAGTACTTCGCAATAACATTAGTGAGAAGATAATAGGTATGAATCTTCTACCTCCGAAATTTACCATGAAACAGTTACAACAAGTGTTCGAGGCTATTTTAGACCAAACACTAAGGCGCACTAGTTTTCAACGTAAAATGTTGTCTCTAGATATATTACAACGACATGAAAAGCTTTTTGAGGGTAAAGCCCATAAAGCTCCGTACCTATACAGTTTTAAATAA